Below is a window of Candidatus Saccharimonadales bacterium DNA.
CTATTTTAGCTGGCTCTTGCGGGTACTTGGGCAAAACTCATTAACCGCATATATCGTTCATATCGTACCGCTAATGATATGTCAGTTCTTTCTAGTAGAAGTAGACAATTTTTGGATAAATTCCCTACTTGCCCTCGCATGTATTTTGGTGACATGGTCGATATTAAAAATACCGCACATCAACAAATTTATTCCACGTTAATATTTGAGACATGTAACGGACCAAAGTTACTTGTTGTTTGAACTTTATTTTCGAAATTCAATTGTACACCTTCGTAATAAACGTATATGACATTTGTCTCACCCTTTAACTCAGTCGATGGATTCTCGACTCGCTTTGGACTATTACTGAGTGGAGCATAGCCTCCAGATAGTGAAGCGGTTTCGCTATAGAACCGAAGATCACAAGATGATGGGAGATAGTAGGATATTTCTATAGCAGTATACGGATCCGCCGCAAGAACAATTTGTCCGTCTTTACATGAAATCGTACTTACTGCTTGTTTGACCTGAGGTTGCTGAAGGCGCTGGAAATTGTAGTTACCTACTTGAATTAACTGTGTCACACCAGCAAGCATGATAACAAGCACAGCCGAAGCAAGCAGCTTTGTAGTACGGACATTGTCTTTGATTGCGAATGATACAATTACACCGACTAGTAGTATCAAACCAAGCACAACATGCGCAAGATAACGCTCAACATACATTGCCCGTACGAGTGATACGAGTGTAAGTATAATAATCGGAACCATAAAATACATGAGAAGAAGCATAATGGACTGCACGTCTGACTTTTTTATATACTTGATAGCTCTTACTGTTAATACAATCAATGCGACAGTAAGCACAACGAACACGAGAGACCAAAGCGCCGTTAATTGCCAAGCTGGCTGATACAGAAACTGAAATGAAACAATACCAATGAGATTATCGACAGTTAAGGGTTGTGATATCGGTGCGAGCGCACCGTTTGTAATTTGAGAGACAAACGTAGGGAGCCACGGCAGGAATAATATGACGCTACCAACATAAGCCGCTAGCCCTGATGACTTGAGGACAGACTGCTTGTTCCTGCGCGCTAACCATGTCAGCCAGACCACGTGTGAGATCCAAATAAGTACCGTGTAGTAA
It encodes the following:
- a CDS encoding glycosyltransferase family 39 protein, coding for MNMFKKLVEKIMPKKESWIEKHHALVIALGVVLFMAIALWIGLRQSVWFDEAYSITIAKLPLGDLLHMTGLDTHPPLYYMLLKGWATVFGWNEFALRSLSVVAAGGAVAIGILLVRRLFGIRAALITLPFAVISPFLLRYAFEIRMYALASLICIAATYVLVVALEAKERRQKWLLYGGYAALVSLGVYTLYYTVLIWISHVVWLTWLARRNKQSVLKSSGLAAYVGSVILFLPWLPTFVSQITNGALAPISQPLTVDNLIGIVSFQFLYQPAWQLTALWSLVFVVLTVALIVLTVRAIKYIKKSDVQSIMLLLMYFMVPIIILTLVSLVRAMYVERYLAHVVLGLILLVGVIVSFAIKDNVRTTKLLASAVLVIMLAGVTQLIQVGNYNFQRLQQPQVKQAVSTISCKDGQIVLAADPYTAIEISYYLPSSCDLRFYSETASLSGGYAPLSNSPKRVENPSTELKGETNVIYVYYEGVQLNFENKVQTTSNFGPLHVSNINVE